Sequence from the Sphingobacteriaceae bacterium GW460-11-11-14-LB5 genome:
TAATTAATGCATTACGGCAATTAATCAAAGACATATGAACATGCAAAAAAAAATAAGGCTTAGCATTGTGGCTGCCGTGTTGCTGTTGGGCGCTTGTACGAAATACAATAATCCGGCTGCTAATTTTGAGTTGGACAAGAAAACATCCGATTCTGCTATTGTAAAAAAGGTTTTATTAATCAATATTGATGCCGCTCCAGGCTCGGAGGTTAAGGCCGTTATGCCAGCCACCATTGCATCCTTGCTGCCGAACAGTAAATATTCGTGGACTGGACTAAGCGATTTGCGTACGAATGATGCAACAACCTGGGCAAGTATGGCAACCGGTGTCAATATAGGGAAACATCAAATTACTGATGCCACATTCCAACCGACCAGAGATCCAAATAACCCTTCAATCAGCGCATCGTTTTATCCGACGTTTTTTTTTCGGATCCTGCAGTTAAGACCGCTATATAAGACCCTGTCGATCAGTAGCTGGTCTGCGCTGAATAGCAATCTAATGATCCATTCGGATGCGCAGATCACTCCCGCCAATGATAAAGCCGTTAAAGATTCGGCTGTTGTACATTTACAGAATGACAACCAGATTTTGACCGTTGTCGACTTTCGTGAGGTGGAAGCGGCGGGCCTGAATTCTGGTTTCTCGGCGACGAACCCTGAGTTTGCTAATGCCTTAAAAACAACGGATGGTTATATCGGCGAATTACTTGCAGCACTGAAAAAGCGCAAATCTTATAATAAAGAAAACTGGCTGATTATTATCACTTCAAATCACGGTGCAACAGGTAAAACTTTTGGTGGCTCTTCCGATCCGGAAAGAAACCTGTTCACATTATTTTACAATACGAAATATAAAGGCCTGGAACTAAAGGGGAAAACATTGAACTCACCCAGGTTTAAAAGTGATGTATCAGCCACACTTACAGGCGATCCAACCGGTCTTTATAACATCGGCAGCGGCTCCATGACCGTACAAATGAAAATGAAACTGAATCCTTTTTCCGATGGTACTTATAATGCCGGCGGTAGCTTTTACTTTATGTTAGGAAAAATGACGAATGGCGGTAAACGTGGATTTGGTTTGTTCAGGCAACGGCTGGCTTTATCGGTATATATGACCGATGATTCAAATCATGCCACCCAGCTGGATGTATCCAATACGCTAACTGATGGTTTGTGGCATTCAGTAATCATTACCATGACCACCGACCTTGCCAAACTCACACGGACCATTAAGCTCTATATGGATGGCGCCTTAACAGGATCACTGACAGACATTAGTCTGGGGACCGTTGCCACAATAACAGATACTTCTCCGTTGCAAATTGGCGGGAATAATGCTACTGATTTCAATCTGACTGACCTGCGAATTTACAAACGCATACTCAGCGATGGCGAGATCGCTAATGATGCCTGTTCGCTTGGCAATCCAAATTTAAACGGGTTAACAGGCTACTGGCCATTAACAGATGGTGGCACCACCCTGGCCAATGGCATTTCGGGCAATCCGGATTTTAAAGTAACGGGTCCGATTGCCTATTCTGTTACGGCAAATTCATTAAGGTGTAACCTGGGTGCAGATAACGTAAGTGTACAGAACGTCACGATCGCTCCACAGATATTTTACTGGCTGGGTATACCGATCGACCCTACCTGGGGATTAGAGGGTAGTATCTTTTTGTCAAATTTTGAAACAGAGTTGCAATAATTCAGACCTGACCAGTATACTGATTAGCAAAAATAATTTAGATTTTAAACAGCCGCTATTATTGTACACATGACCATATCTTCCATTCAAAGCAACCATTTCAGGAATCGCATATTTTGCCTTTTACCTATTTTAATATTTTTCGGGCTGCTAAATATTAACAGCCCGGCTTTTTCCCAAATCAATGATCATATATTTCCGCCCGCAGACGCCGCTAAAAAATTCATCAGTTTTGATGCTAAAGGTTTCCTGTTAAACGGAAAACGTACTTTCCTGGTTTCGGCAGGCATGGAGTATGCCCGTATCCCTCACGAACTTTGGTATGATCGCCTCCTTCGCTTGAAAAGAGGTGGCTTTAATTGTGTCGAAGTTTATACGTTTTGGAATTTTCATGAGCCCTTTGAAGGAAAGTTTGACTTTGCGGGAGACCGTGATCTCGAAAATTTTTTAAAAATATGTAAACAGCTTGACTTGTATGCCATTGTGCGGGTAGGGCCTTATTACTGTGGTGAGTGGGATAGTGGCGGTTATCCGATATGGCTACGTTTTAAGGATAACCTGCAAGTGCGTTCTCCAAATGCACCTTTCGAAAAATATATGGATCGGTTTCTTGATCATTTGATGCCTATCGTCAGCCGTCAGCAAATCCATCTTGGCGGCCCGGTTATATTGGTCCAACTGGAAAATGAGCATCCTTTATCCTGGGGAACCAATATACCGAATACCTATTTTAAACATCTGCAGGAAAAAGCATTAGCATTGGGCCTGCAGGTACCGTATTTTTTCAGCGGTCTCAATCATGGTGGCGACCCGGCCGGAAATAAGGTTTCACTGGACGACCCCAAACGACCAAGCCCTTGGTTTACCACCGAATTCTGGAGTGTTTGGTATGATCGTTATGGTTCTACTAAAGCCGACGCAGATACTTTTGGCAGACGAACCTGGAAAATTATTGCCCGCGGTGGCAATGGTTATAATTACTATATGGCCCATGGCGGTACCAATTTCGATTACAGCTTCAGTCACGAAGATGCGGCCTGTTATGATTATGGCGCTGCTGTAGGCCAAACCGGCGATTTGAGGCCTATTTATTATCAGTTTAAACGAAATGGTCTCTTTGCACGTAGTTTTGAACAGATCCTGGAGAACAGTACGGCCGGCCAGGTTCAACAACTCAAGGGTATTGGCAGCAGTTATACGATCAACTCACGCATAAGCACTGCGGGTACCATTTCATTTATCGACAATTATGGTAAAGGGATATTGCCTTATTCAGGTCAGGGACTGGTTGGTGCTAAAGGAAATTTTACAATCAATCTGGAGCCGGGTGAGATTTTGCCGGTTGTCCAAAATTTCAATCTGACAGACAAGGTAACCTTGCTGGGTGCCTATACACGGGTGCTGGGTATCGCCCGGAATGGAAAAACCACTACGCTTGTCGTATATGGTCGCCCAGGCTCACAAGGCTCCTTAAGTTTGCGCATAACAGGCCAAACCAAAAGTGTTGGCCACTTAAAACACCTTTCCAATGGAAAATTACATAATCTTCAGTTAAGCTATGGCAAAGATGCACCGCTTGTGCAGGATTTAATTACTGGTGGGCAAACGCTGCGCATATTGGCACTGAGCACCGAACTGGCAGACCGTTCGTGGTTTGTAGAAGAAAAAAAACAGCAATTTGTGGTGGTTGGGCCGGAATATGTAGCTGATTTTCATATTTCAACCAATCAAGCCATCACGCTAAACACCGAGTATTTCTGGAAGGAAAATAAAAAATTCCCGGTTTGGGTATTCGGCGATCAATTAAAAAAACATATCGTTCCCTCCAGAAATCTGATCTCCAGACCAAATGCAGTGCTTAATAATAACTGGTTAGCAAAATCGGCTTCAGCAGCAGCCTTACCTGATTTTGATGATCGCGAATGGCTGGCAAGCGATAAACCCCTTGAAATGGGAGCCGATAAAGATATTTCTGCCAATGCCTGGTACAGAACCCATATTAAAATCCAAAAAAGTGGCCGCTACAAACTCAACATCAGTAGCGGTGTTGGTCGCTACATTGTGTTCGTTGATGGTAAACGTGTTACAGCTGGTTATAGTGATCAACTTCAGTTTGATGTCGAAACCGGTGACCATATGCTTGCGATTTATGCCGCGCACGATGGCCGGGATAAGCTTTATAACTTTATTGGTTATCTCAGTGAGGTTGACAAGAAAGGCATTGCGGGCGAAGTCATTATGCATCGGGGGGCACCCGGACTCGTTGATAACTGGAAGATGGTTAAACTTGCCGGCGAACGCCATGACGAAAACCAGCCTGTTCCTGATTTTACAAATGCCGAAAGCTATAAAATTGGAGCTGATCCCTTCGGCCAAAAAGCCGGCTTCGCCTGGTTTCAGGCCATAATCCCTATAAAAGATGGTCGTGTGCCGACAGAATTCCGGTTTCGGAGTGTTGATGACAAGGCCGTTGTGTTTATTAACGGTAAGCCCGTAGCCCGGGCAGATGACTGGAATAAACCTTTTACAGCGGTTTATCAGGATGACGGTACCAATAAACCGATTGTGCTTTCCGTGTTCCTGGAGAACCATTATGGGGCCGGTGGCATCGATAAGCCGGTGGAAATTATTTATAATGATGACCTCAAATTAAAGGGTTGGAAAATGAAAGGCGGTCCTGGTGATATGCTTTCTGCTGATGGATGGTCAGTAATCGGATCAACAGAAAAATTTAACCGTCCTTACTTTTATAAAAATACTTTCCGGCTGGAAAAAACAAAGCCCAATAACCATCCCATGTGGCGCATTTCTTTTGAAGGATTAAGCCATGGGTTTATCTTTATTAATGGTCATAACATAGGAGGTTATCCGGAACGTGTACCCATTAACGGTCTTTATATCCCCGAATGCTGGTTGAAAGCAGGCGATAATACGGTAATTATTTATGATCAATATGGTAACCGGCCAGATGCTGTACGTATTACACCGGAAAGTGCCGCCAGCCGGGAAACCGCTACCATCAGGATCAAGTGACGTTTGTGAAAAAAATAATCTCCCTGACAAATGAAAATGTAAATGTGGTAGTTATGCAGTGGTGGTTGGTGATCTCGATGTGGTGGTGCTGGATATCAATAATAGAATTATTTTTTCGGACTGCATCTTGTTGATTGTCAGAAAAATGAATGTTAACGGCTAAAAAAGTCTCTATTTTTTTAAATAATTTTAAATCCTTTTTTTGGATTTGGGAAAAAGAATACTACATTTGCAATCCCAAAAGGGGGTGCCATAGCTCAGTCGGTAGAGCAAAGGACTGAAAATCCTTGTGTCCCTGGTTCGAATCCAGGTGGCACCACTTATAAAACAAAAGCCTTACAGAAATGTAAGGCTTTTTTGGTTTTTGAGTATGTTTATTTAGGTCTCTACATGATATTCATTGTGTTTTTCGGCTATTTCTTTAACCTTATCTAAAGCTTTTGGCCAGGTTTTTTCGAAATAATCTCTCCACTCATCGTTAATATCCATATCAATAAGGAGTTCTGTTTTGCCATCTTTTTCACTGAGGGTATAATTTTCCAGTGTTTCGCCCCAATCCCCGCTTAAGTCTTCCTTACCATCTTTTATTTCGCCCAGGTGTTGGATAGACATGTACCGGTTAGGGATATTTTCTTTAATAACCGCTACCATTCCATCTCCATTATTACCCAGAAACAAGGCCTTGCTTCCTTTTTTCCAATCTGTTTCTACTCGCGATCCTTCCATAAAAGCAGCTGTCCACTTAGGGTAGGTTTCCACGCCAAAAAGCGCATCCCA
This genomic interval carries:
- a CDS encoding ATPase, coding for MKKIEFKTTINATAEKVWDALFGVETYPKWTAAFMEGSRVETDWKKGSKALFLGNNGDGMVAVIKENIPNRYMSIQHLGEIKDGKEDLSGDWGETLENYTLSEKDGKTELLIDMDINDEWRDYFEKTWPKALDKVKEIAEKHNEYHVET